From Hirundo rustica isolate bHirRus1 chromosome 1, bHirRus1.pri.v3, whole genome shotgun sequence, a single genomic window includes:
- the PCMTD1 gene encoding protein-L-isoaspartate O-methyltransferase domain-containing protein 1 isoform X2 — MKILLKVGGILVMPIEDQLTQILRTGQNTWESKNILAVSFAPLVQPNRNDNGKHDTVGLPPCAVRNLQDLARIYIRRTLRNFINEEMKAKGIAQKPPPKRKRRRCRRRKINTYVFVGNQLIPQPLDSEEDERMEDDNKEEEDKDHSEALKPEEPPRNLLREKIMSLPLPESLKAYLTYYREK; from the exons atgaaaattttattgaaaGTTGGAGGCATTTTAGTAATGCCTATAGAAGATCAG ctaACACAGATCTTGAGAACAGGACAGAACACATGGGAAAGTAAGAATATCCTTGCTGTTTCATTTGCTCCACTAGTGCAACCGAACAGAAATGACAATGGCAAACATGACACTGTAGGACTGC cTCCATGTGCTGTTAGGAACCTCCAGGACTTAGCTCGAATATATATCAGACGCACTCTTAGAAACTTCATAAATGAGGAGATGAAAGCCAAGGGCATTGCTCAGAAGCCTCCTCCGAAACGCAAACGCAGGAGATGTCGTAGACGCAAGATTAACACTTACGTGTTTGTTGGTAATCAGCTCATTCCTCAGCCTCTAGATAGTGAAGAAGATGAAAGAATGGAAGATGATaacaaagaggaggaggatAAAGATCACAGTGAGGCCTTGAAGCCAGAAGAGCCTCCTCGAAATCTGTTGAGAGAGAAAATTATGAGTCTACCATTACCCGAATCTTTAAAAGCGTACTTGACctattacagagaaaaataa